In the Peromyscus maniculatus bairdii isolate BWxNUB_F1_BW_parent chromosome 20, HU_Pman_BW_mat_3.1, whole genome shotgun sequence genome, one interval contains:
- the Panx2 gene encoding pannexin-2 isoform X1, whose protein sequence is MHHLLEQSADMATALLAGEKLRELILPGSQDDKAGALAALLLQLKLELPFDRVVTIGTVLVPILLVTLVFTKNFAEEPIYCYTPHNFTRDQALYARGYCWTELRDALPGVDASLWPSLFEHKFLPYALLAFAAIMYVPALGWEFLASTRLTSELNFLLQEIDNCYHRAAEGRAPKIEKQIQSKGPGITEREKREIIENAEKEKSPEQNLFEKYLERRGRSNFLAKLYLARHVLILLLSVVPISYLCTYYATQKQNEFTCALGASPDGPVGSAGPTVRVNCKLPSVQLQRIIAGVDIVLLCFMNLIILVNLIHLFIFRKSNFIFDKLHKVGIKTRRQWRRSQFCDINILAMFCNENRDHIKSLNRLDFITNESDLMYDNVVRQLLAALAQSNHDTTPTVRDSGIQTVDPSINPAEPDGSAEPPVVKRPRKKMKWIPTSNPLPQPFKEQLAIMRVENSKAEKPKPVRRKTATDTLIAPLLDAGARAAHHYKGSGGDPGPSPAPPAASDKKHTRHFSLDVHPYILGTKKAKTEAVPPALPASRSQEGGFLSQTEECGLGLAAAPTKDAPPPEKETPYPTEPALPGLPSGGPFHVCSPPAAPAAAPLSPGSLGKADPLTILSRNATHPLLHISTLYEAREEEEGGPCAPSDMGDLLTIPPPQQILIATFEEPRTVVSTVEF, encoded by the exons atgcACCACCTCCTGGAGCAGTCGGCGGACATGGCGACCGCGCTGCTGGCGGGCGAGAAGCTGAGGGAGCTGATCCTGCCTGGCTCGCAGGACGACAAGGCGGGCGCGCTGGCCGCGCTGCTGCTGCAGCTCAAGCTGGAACTGCCGTTCGACCGCGTGGTCACCATCGGCACCGTGCTGGTACCCATCCTGCTGGTCACCCTGGTCTTCACCAAGAACTTCGCAG AGGAACCAATTTACTGTTACACTCCGCACAACTTCACCCGTGACCAGGCGCTGTACGCCCGTGGCTACTGCTGGACAGAGCTGCGGGACGCGCTGCCCGGCGTGGATGCCAGCCTGTGGCCATCGCTGTTTGAGCACAAGTTCCTGCCCTACGCACTGCTGGCCTTTGCTGCCATCATGTATGTGCCCGCCCTGGGCTGGGAGTTCCTGGCCTCCACGCGCCTCACCTCTGAGCTCAACTTCCTGCTTCAGGAGATTGACAACTGCTACCACCGAGCCGCTGAGGGCCGTGCCCCCAAGATCGAGAAGCAGATCCAGTCGAAGGGGCCAGGCATCACGGAGCGCGAGAAGCGGGAGATCATCGAGAACGCTGAGAAGGAGAAGAGCCCCGAGCAGAATCTGTTTGAGAAGTACCTGGAGCGCCGGGGCCGCAGCAACTTCTTGGCCAAGCTGTACTTGGCGCGGCATGTGCTGATCCTGCTGCTCAGTGTGGTGCCCATCTCCTACCTGTGCACCTACTACGCCACCCAGAAGCAGAACGAGTTCACCTGTGCCCTGGGCGCCTCACCCGATGGGCCAGTGGGTAGCGCTGGACCCACGGTGCGCGTCAACTGCAAGCTGCCGTCCGTGCAGCTGCAGCGGATCATTGCAGGCGTGGACATCGTACTCCTCTGCTTCATGAACCTCATCATCCTAGTCAACCTCATCCACCTCTTCATCTTCCGCAAGAGCAACTTCATCTTTGACAAACTACACAAGGTGGGCATCAAGACGCGCCGGCAGTGGCGGCGCTCACAGTTCTGCGACATCAACATCCTGGCCATGTTCTGCAACGAGAACCGCGACCACATCAAGTCGCTCAATCGGCTGGACTTCATCACCAACGAGAGCGACCTCATGTACGACAATGTGGTGCGGCAGCTCCTGGCGGCCCTGGCTCAGTCCAACCATGACACCACGCCCACTGTGCGGGACTCCGGCATCCAGACTGTGGACCCCAGCATCAACCCTGCAGAGCCGGATGGCTCCGCTGAGCCACCTGTGGTCAAGCGGCCCCGAAAGAAAATGAAGTGGATCCCCACCAGCAACCCGCTgccacagcccttcaaggagcaGCTGGCCATTATGCGCGTGGAAAACAGCAAGGCTGAGAAGCCCAAGCCCGTGcgcaggaagacagccacagaCACGCTTATTGCCCCGCTGCTGGATGCTGGTGCCCGGGCCGCCCACCACTACAAGGGTAGTGGGGGTGATCCcggcccctcccctgccccacctgCTGCCTCTGACAAGAAACATACCCGTCACTTCTCCTTGGATGTGCATCCCTACATCCTAGGTACCAAGAAGGCCAAGACTGAGGCAGTGCCCCCTGCCCTGCCAGCCTCCCGGAGCCAAGAAGGTGGCTTCCTGTCCCAGACAGAAGAATGTGGGCTGGGCCTGGCTGCAGCACCCACCAAAG ATGCTCCACCCCCCGAGAAGGAAACCCCATACCCCACAGAGCCTGCCCTGCCAGGGCTTCCATCTGGGGGCCCATTTCACGTCTGCTCACCCCCCGCGGCTCCTGCTGCTGCCCCCCTGTCACCAGGCAGTCTGGGCAAGGCTGACCCCCTCACCATCCTCAGCCGAAATGCCACCCACCCCCTGCTCCACATCAGCACGCTCTATGAGGCccgggaagaggaggaaggaggcccCTGTGCACCCTCAGACATGGGCGACCTCCTcaccatccccccaccccagcagatcCTCATCGCCACCTTCGAGGAGCCAAGAACAGTTGTGAGTACTGTGGAGTTTTGA
- the Panx2 gene encoding pannexin-2 isoform X2, whose amino-acid sequence MYVPALGWEFLASTRLTSELNFLLQEIDNCYHRAAEGRAPKIEKQIQSKGPGITEREKREIIENAEKEKSPEQNLFEKYLERRGRSNFLAKLYLARHVLILLLSVVPISYLCTYYATQKQNEFTCALGASPDGPVGSAGPTVRVNCKLPSVQLQRIIAGVDIVLLCFMNLIILVNLIHLFIFRKSNFIFDKLHKVGIKTRRQWRRSQFCDINILAMFCNENRDHIKSLNRLDFITNESDLMYDNVVRQLLAALAQSNHDTTPTVRDSGIQTVDPSINPAEPDGSAEPPVVKRPRKKMKWIPTSNPLPQPFKEQLAIMRVENSKAEKPKPVRRKTATDTLIAPLLDAGARAAHHYKGSGGDPGPSPAPPAASDKKHTRHFSLDVHPYILGTKKAKTEAVPPALPASRSQEGGFLSQTEECGLGLAAAPTKDAPPPEKETPYPTEPALPGLPSGGPFHVCSPPAAPAAAPLSPGSLGKADPLTILSRNATHPLLHISTLYEAREEEEGGPCAPSDMGDLLTIPPPQQILIATFEEPRTVVSTVEF is encoded by the exons ATGTATGTGCCCGCCCTGGGCTGGGAGTTCCTGGCCTCCACGCGCCTCACCTCTGAGCTCAACTTCCTGCTTCAGGAGATTGACAACTGCTACCACCGAGCCGCTGAGGGCCGTGCCCCCAAGATCGAGAAGCAGATCCAGTCGAAGGGGCCAGGCATCACGGAGCGCGAGAAGCGGGAGATCATCGAGAACGCTGAGAAGGAGAAGAGCCCCGAGCAGAATCTGTTTGAGAAGTACCTGGAGCGCCGGGGCCGCAGCAACTTCTTGGCCAAGCTGTACTTGGCGCGGCATGTGCTGATCCTGCTGCTCAGTGTGGTGCCCATCTCCTACCTGTGCACCTACTACGCCACCCAGAAGCAGAACGAGTTCACCTGTGCCCTGGGCGCCTCACCCGATGGGCCAGTGGGTAGCGCTGGACCCACGGTGCGCGTCAACTGCAAGCTGCCGTCCGTGCAGCTGCAGCGGATCATTGCAGGCGTGGACATCGTACTCCTCTGCTTCATGAACCTCATCATCCTAGTCAACCTCATCCACCTCTTCATCTTCCGCAAGAGCAACTTCATCTTTGACAAACTACACAAGGTGGGCATCAAGACGCGCCGGCAGTGGCGGCGCTCACAGTTCTGCGACATCAACATCCTGGCCATGTTCTGCAACGAGAACCGCGACCACATCAAGTCGCTCAATCGGCTGGACTTCATCACCAACGAGAGCGACCTCATGTACGACAATGTGGTGCGGCAGCTCCTGGCGGCCCTGGCTCAGTCCAACCATGACACCACGCCCACTGTGCGGGACTCCGGCATCCAGACTGTGGACCCCAGCATCAACCCTGCAGAGCCGGATGGCTCCGCTGAGCCACCTGTGGTCAAGCGGCCCCGAAAGAAAATGAAGTGGATCCCCACCAGCAACCCGCTgccacagcccttcaaggagcaGCTGGCCATTATGCGCGTGGAAAACAGCAAGGCTGAGAAGCCCAAGCCCGTGcgcaggaagacagccacagaCACGCTTATTGCCCCGCTGCTGGATGCTGGTGCCCGGGCCGCCCACCACTACAAGGGTAGTGGGGGTGATCCcggcccctcccctgccccacctgCTGCCTCTGACAAGAAACATACCCGTCACTTCTCCTTGGATGTGCATCCCTACATCCTAGGTACCAAGAAGGCCAAGACTGAGGCAGTGCCCCCTGCCCTGCCAGCCTCCCGGAGCCAAGAAGGTGGCTTCCTGTCCCAGACAGAAGAATGTGGGCTGGGCCTGGCTGCAGCACCCACCAAAG ATGCTCCACCCCCCGAGAAGGAAACCCCATACCCCACAGAGCCTGCCCTGCCAGGGCTTCCATCTGGGGGCCCATTTCACGTCTGCTCACCCCCCGCGGCTCCTGCTGCTGCCCCCCTGTCACCAGGCAGTCTGGGCAAGGCTGACCCCCTCACCATCCTCAGCCGAAATGCCACCCACCCCCTGCTCCACATCAGCACGCTCTATGAGGCccgggaagaggaggaaggaggcccCTGTGCACCCTCAGACATGGGCGACCTCCTcaccatccccccaccccagcagatcCTCATCGCCACCTTCGAGGAGCCAAGAACAGTTGTGAGTACTGTGGAGTTTTGA
- the Trabd gene encoding traB domain-containing protein isoform X2 → MPAGLWQSGQPPRACRPRQGISRWTETRSREGRLGFFTSGILHQSGSCCPVMEGEEKPAQEADMEPVVTSGASEAVPRVLSGDPQNISDVDAFNLLLEMKLKRRRERPNLPRTVTQLVAEDGSKVYVVGTAHFSDDSKRDVVKTIREVQPDVVVVELCQYRVSMLKMDERTLLREAKEVSLEKLQQAVRQNGLMSGLMQMLLLKVSAHITEQLGMAPGGEFREAFKEASKVPFCKFHLGDRPIPVTFKRAIAALSFWQKVKLAWGLCFLSDPISKDDVERCKQKDLLEQMMAEMIGEFPDLHRTIVSERDVYLTYMLRQAARRLELPRASDAEPRKCVPSVVVGVVGMGHVPGIEKNWSTDLNIQEIMTFRWPAPTCPTDPRNTDKISGPSLVKT, encoded by the exons ATGCCAGCAGGGCTCTGGCAGAGTGGACAGCCACCAAGAGCCTGCAGGCCCCGACAGGGCATCTCCAGGTGGACAGAAACGAGGTCCCGGGAGGGCCGGCTAGGCTTCTTCACCTCGG GCATCCTACATCAGTCAGGAAGCTGCTGTCCAGtcatggagggagaggagaagccaGCTCAAGAG GCTGATATGGAACCCGTGGTGACATCAGGGGCCTCAGAAGCAGTGCCAAGGGTGCTTTCTGGAGACCCTCAAAACATCT CTGATGTGGACGCCTTCAACTTGCTCCTGGAGATGAAGCTGAAGAGACGGCGTGAGCGGCCCAACCTTCCACGCACTGTGACCCAGCTGGTGGCCGAGGATGGGAGCAAGGTGTATGTGGTGGGCACTGCTCACTTCAGTGACGACAGCAAGCGGGATGTAGTGAAG ACTATCCGGGAGGTGCAGCCGGATGTGGTCGTTGTGGAACTCTGCCAGTACCGTGTGTCCATGCTGAAGATGGACGAGAGAACGCTGCTACGAGAGGCCAAGGAGGTCAGCCTGGAGAAGCTCCAACAGGCTGTCAGGCAG AATGGGCTCATGTCTGGACTCATGCAGATGTTGCTGCTGAAGGTGTCTGCCCACATCACTGAGCAGCTGGGCATGGCCCCTGGTGGCGAGTTCAGGGAAGCCTTCAAGGAG GCTAGCAAGGTACCGTTCTGCAAATTCCACCTGGGTGACCGGCCCATCCCTGTCACCTTTAAGAGGGCCATTGCTGCACTCTCCTTCTGGCAGAAGGTCAAGCTGGCCTGGGGCCTGTGCTTCCTGTCAGACCCAATCAG CAAAGACGATGTGGAGCGCTGCAAGCAGAAGGACCTATTGGAGCAGATGATGGCAGAGATGATCGGGGAGTTCCCTGACTTGCACCGAACCATTGTCTCAGAGCGTGATGTCTATTTGACTTACATGCTGCGGCAGGCTGCACGGCGCCTTGAGCTTCCCCGCGCCTCCGATG CTGAGCCCAGGAAGTGCGTCCCATCTGTGGTTGTGGGTGTTGTTGGCATGGGTCATGTGCCTGGCATTGAGAAGAACTGGAGCACCGACCTCAACATCCAGGAGATCATGAC TTTTAGGTGGCCAGCTCCCACCTGTCCCACAGATCCCAGGAACACTGACAAGATTTCTGGCCCTTCTCTGGTCAAAACATGA
- the Trabd gene encoding traB domain-containing protein isoform X1 yields the protein MPAGLWQSGQPPRACRPRQGISRWTETRSREGRLGFFTSGILHQSGSCCPVMEGEEKPAQEADMEPVVTSGASEAVPRVLSGDPQNISDVDAFNLLLEMKLKRRRERPNLPRTVTQLVAEDGSKVYVVGTAHFSDDSKRDVVKTIREVQPDVVVVELCQYRVSMLKMDERTLLREAKEVSLEKLQQAVRQNGLMSGLMQMLLLKVSAHITEQLGMAPGGEFREAFKEASKVPFCKFHLGDRPIPVTFKRAIAALSFWQKVKLAWGLCFLSDPISKDDVERCKQKDLLEQMMAEMIGEFPDLHRTIVSERDVYLTYMLRQAARRLELPRASDAEPRKCVPSVVVGVVGMGHVPGIEKNWSTDLNIQEIMTVPPPSISGRVSRLAVKAAFFGLLGYSLYWMGRRTMNLVLSLPAAQFCLQRVSEARPGR from the exons ATGCCAGCAGGGCTCTGGCAGAGTGGACAGCCACCAAGAGCCTGCAGGCCCCGACAGGGCATCTCCAGGTGGACAGAAACGAGGTCCCGGGAGGGCCGGCTAGGCTTCTTCACCTCGG GCATCCTACATCAGTCAGGAAGCTGCTGTCCAGtcatggagggagaggagaagccaGCTCAAGAG GCTGATATGGAACCCGTGGTGACATCAGGGGCCTCAGAAGCAGTGCCAAGGGTGCTTTCTGGAGACCCTCAAAACATCT CTGATGTGGACGCCTTCAACTTGCTCCTGGAGATGAAGCTGAAGAGACGGCGTGAGCGGCCCAACCTTCCACGCACTGTGACCCAGCTGGTGGCCGAGGATGGGAGCAAGGTGTATGTGGTGGGCACTGCTCACTTCAGTGACGACAGCAAGCGGGATGTAGTGAAG ACTATCCGGGAGGTGCAGCCGGATGTGGTCGTTGTGGAACTCTGCCAGTACCGTGTGTCCATGCTGAAGATGGACGAGAGAACGCTGCTACGAGAGGCCAAGGAGGTCAGCCTGGAGAAGCTCCAACAGGCTGTCAGGCAG AATGGGCTCATGTCTGGACTCATGCAGATGTTGCTGCTGAAGGTGTCTGCCCACATCACTGAGCAGCTGGGCATGGCCCCTGGTGGCGAGTTCAGGGAAGCCTTCAAGGAG GCTAGCAAGGTACCGTTCTGCAAATTCCACCTGGGTGACCGGCCCATCCCTGTCACCTTTAAGAGGGCCATTGCTGCACTCTCCTTCTGGCAGAAGGTCAAGCTGGCCTGGGGCCTGTGCTTCCTGTCAGACCCAATCAG CAAAGACGATGTGGAGCGCTGCAAGCAGAAGGACCTATTGGAGCAGATGATGGCAGAGATGATCGGGGAGTTCCCTGACTTGCACCGAACCATTGTCTCAGAGCGTGATGTCTATTTGACTTACATGCTGCGGCAGGCTGCACGGCGCCTTGAGCTTCCCCGCGCCTCCGATG CTGAGCCCAGGAAGTGCGTCCCATCTGTGGTTGTGGGTGTTGTTGGCATGGGTCATGTGCCTGGCATTGAGAAGAACTGGAGCACCGACCTCAACATCCAGGAGATCATGAC AGTTCCCCCTCCGTCCATCTCGGGCAGAGTGTCCCGGCTGGCCGTGAAGGCTGCCTTCTTTGGCCTGCTGGGCTACAGTCTGTACTGGATGGGCCGTCGAACCATGAACCTGGTCCTATCACTGCCTGCTGCGCAGTTCTGCCTCCAGAGGGTGAGCGAGGCTCGGCCAGGCCGGTAG
- the Trabd gene encoding traB domain-containing protein isoform X3 — protein MEGEEKPAQEADMEPVVTSGASEAVPRVLSGDPQNISDVDAFNLLLEMKLKRRRERPNLPRTVTQLVAEDGSKVYVVGTAHFSDDSKRDVVKTIREVQPDVVVVELCQYRVSMLKMDERTLLREAKEVSLEKLQQAVRQNGLMSGLMQMLLLKVSAHITEQLGMAPGGEFREAFKEASKVPFCKFHLGDRPIPVTFKRAIAALSFWQKVKLAWGLCFLSDPISKDDVERCKQKDLLEQMMAEMIGEFPDLHRTIVSERDVYLTYMLRQAARRLELPRASDAEPRKCVPSVVVGVVGMGHVPGIEKNWSTDLNIQEIMTVPPPSISGRVSRLAVKAAFFGLLGYSLYWMGRRTMNLVLSLPAAQFCLQRVSEARPGR, from the exons atggagggagaggagaagccaGCTCAAGAG GCTGATATGGAACCCGTGGTGACATCAGGGGCCTCAGAAGCAGTGCCAAGGGTGCTTTCTGGAGACCCTCAAAACATCT CTGATGTGGACGCCTTCAACTTGCTCCTGGAGATGAAGCTGAAGAGACGGCGTGAGCGGCCCAACCTTCCACGCACTGTGACCCAGCTGGTGGCCGAGGATGGGAGCAAGGTGTATGTGGTGGGCACTGCTCACTTCAGTGACGACAGCAAGCGGGATGTAGTGAAG ACTATCCGGGAGGTGCAGCCGGATGTGGTCGTTGTGGAACTCTGCCAGTACCGTGTGTCCATGCTGAAGATGGACGAGAGAACGCTGCTACGAGAGGCCAAGGAGGTCAGCCTGGAGAAGCTCCAACAGGCTGTCAGGCAG AATGGGCTCATGTCTGGACTCATGCAGATGTTGCTGCTGAAGGTGTCTGCCCACATCACTGAGCAGCTGGGCATGGCCCCTGGTGGCGAGTTCAGGGAAGCCTTCAAGGAG GCTAGCAAGGTACCGTTCTGCAAATTCCACCTGGGTGACCGGCCCATCCCTGTCACCTTTAAGAGGGCCATTGCTGCACTCTCCTTCTGGCAGAAGGTCAAGCTGGCCTGGGGCCTGTGCTTCCTGTCAGACCCAATCAG CAAAGACGATGTGGAGCGCTGCAAGCAGAAGGACCTATTGGAGCAGATGATGGCAGAGATGATCGGGGAGTTCCCTGACTTGCACCGAACCATTGTCTCAGAGCGTGATGTCTATTTGACTTACATGCTGCGGCAGGCTGCACGGCGCCTTGAGCTTCCCCGCGCCTCCGATG CTGAGCCCAGGAAGTGCGTCCCATCTGTGGTTGTGGGTGTTGTTGGCATGGGTCATGTGCCTGGCATTGAGAAGAACTGGAGCACCGACCTCAACATCCAGGAGATCATGAC AGTTCCCCCTCCGTCCATCTCGGGCAGAGTGTCCCGGCTGGCCGTGAAGGCTGCCTTCTTTGGCCTGCTGGGCTACAGTCTGTACTGGATGGGCCGTCGAACCATGAACCTGGTCCTATCACTGCCTGCTGCGCAGTTCTGCCTCCAGAGGGTGAGCGAGGCTCGGCCAGGCCGGTAG